The region TGTTATTCAGTGCGTGGCGCACCATGTTGCTAAACTTGCCGGGGAAGGCATTGGCCAGCACCGAGATCACACCCTGGGCCCCAAAGGTTGTCATCGGCAAGGTCAGCAGGTCATCGCCGCTGATGAGCATGAAATCCTTTGGCTTGTGCTTGGCAATGTACATACACTGCTCCAGGTTGCCGGAGGCTTCCTTTATACCGATGATGTTATCATGCGAGGCGAGCTTCACCGTGGTTTCGCCGCTCATGTTGCTGCCCGTGCGCCCTGGCACGTTGTAAAGTATAACCGGCACCGGCGAGGCGTTGGCCACCTGCACAAAGTGCTGGTAAATACCCTGCTGCGACGGCTTGTTATAGTAGGGGCTCACCGAAAGTATGGCCGTGATACCCTCCAGGTCAGTTTCAGCGATGCTGTTGAGTAGCTTTTGTGTGTTGTTGCCCCCCAGGCCATACACCAGCGGCACCCGCCCGTTTACGTGCTCCTTCACCTGCTGCAACACCTGGGCCTTCTCCTCGGCTGTGGTGGTGGCAGACTCAGCCGTAGTACCATTGATCACAAGATAGTCCACGCCGCCGTTCAGCACAAAGTCCAGCAGCTTGCGCAGCGCCTCGTAATCAACCGCATACTCCTTCGTAAAAGGCGTTACCAACGCCACACCTGTTCCTCTTAATTTATCCTGAATCATCTTGTCGCCTTATAAAATACGAAGTTCTGATTATGTTACCGATTCTGCAAATATCGTGTCAGATATCTGTTTTTGATGGGGTGCCAAGTAAACGCCAAAAGCAGCGAATGTGCTCCACGGGCAGCCTGACAAAGGTTAGAGTTCGATGAGGTAAAGTATAAAACCCAAGTTGCGATTTACTAATGCAGTGCAGGTGTAAACCCACCCCTAACCCCTCCAAGGAGGGGAATCACCTACTCTTTTATGAAATTCCCCTCCTCTGAGGGGCAGGGGCAGTTAGTCGTAACTCGATCTATAAAGTATAGACACCCACTCAAAGGAACCCTACAAACCCTCTAACTCCTAAACTCTCTAACTCTTTAACTCCAAATCTACTGTATATTATTCTCCTCCACCCACTTCAGGAAGGCATCCTTGTATACCTCGCCGATCGGAATTTCCTTGTTGCCGATGCGGATGCGGCTTTTCTCGATGCTGTCGATCTTTTGCAGGGACACGATAAAGGAGCGATGCACGCGTAGGAATTTGGAGTCCGGCAGTTTCTCCATCATCTTGTTCATCGAGAGCAGCGTGATGATCTTCTGGTCCTTTGTCTGGATGATGATGTAGTCTTTCAGGCCCTCAATCCAAAGGATGTCCCTGAAATCGACACGGATGGTTTTATAGTCGGCCTTGACGAACATGAAGTCGTGCTCCGCCGCGGCTGGCTGTGCAACAGGGGCCTCGGTGCCTTTCCCGTTTTTGCGCTGCAGCCTTTCCTGCGCCTTGGTTACCGCCTTCAGAAAACGATCGAAAGGGATGGGCTTGAGCAGGTAATCCACCGCATCCTGGTTAAAGCCCTCCAGCGCGTAGTCGGGGTAGGCGGTGGTGAAAATGATGAGCGGCTGGTGCCTGAGGATGTTGAGGAACTGGATGCCTGTCAGCTCGGGCATCTCAATGTCGAGGAACATCAGGTCTATCTGCTCCTCCTGCAGCACCTGCATGGCCTCGGTGGCGCTGGAGCAGGTTTTCACCAGGTTCAGGTAGGGCAATTTGCTTACGTAGCTCTCAATGATGTCGAGGGCCAGGGGTTCATCGTCAACGGCAAGGCAGCGGATGGTCATAGTTTTATCTGTTAGTAGGCTTAAAGTACAGTTTCAGTGTGGCGTAGAAAGTGCCCTCTTTTTCTTCAAACGTTAACTCATAACGCTTGTCGTAGAGCAGGTTCAGGCGGCGCTTCAGGTTTTCCAGACCGATGCCCC is a window of Pontibacter kalidii DNA encoding:
- a CDS encoding LytR/AlgR family response regulator transcription factor, with the protein product MTIRCLAVDDEPLALDIIESYVSKLPYLNLVKTCSSATEAMQVLQEEQIDLMFLDIEMPELTGIQFLNILRHQPLIIFTTAYPDYALEGFNQDAVDYLLKPIPFDRFLKAVTKAQERLQRKNGKGTEAPVAQPAAAEHDFMFVKADYKTIRVDFRDILWIEGLKDYIIIQTKDQKIITLLSMNKMMEKLPDSKFLRVHRSFIVSLQKIDSIEKSRIRIGNKEIPIGEVYKDAFLKWVEENNIQ
- the dapA gene encoding 4-hydroxy-tetrahydrodipicolinate synthase, producing the protein MIQDKLRGTGVALVTPFTKEYAVDYEALRKLLDFVLNGGVDYLVINGTTAESATTTAEEKAQVLQQVKEHVNGRVPLVYGLGGNNTQKLLNSIAETDLEGITAILSVSPYYNKPSQQGIYQHFVQVANASPVPVILYNVPGRTGSNMSGETTVKLASHDNIIGIKEASGNLEQCMYIAKHKPKDFMLISGDDLLTLPMTTFGAQGVISVLANAFPGKFSNMVRHALNNNYQEASALLLSFVDVNPLMYEESNPVGVKAVLERFGVCTAQVRLPLVEASSGLKDRLYKLL